The Aliiroseovarius sediminilitoris region CAATATTCCGAAGGGACGAAAAATGGCGATGCCGTGATCTCTTCTGATTTTGAAACTTTTCTGAAAATGCTGACCGCTCAGATGGAAAATCAGGATCCGTTGAACCCGATTGAATCTTCCGATTACGCCGTGCAGCTGGCCACCTTCTCAGGCGTCGAACAACAGGTGCGGACGAATGATCTGCTTGACGGGCTTGGGACAAAACTTGGCCTGATGGGGCTGTCCGATATTGCCGGATGGGTCGGGATGGAGGCGCGCGTCGCCGCCCCCGTTCAGTTTGATCAGACGCCGATCACACTTGTACCGCAACCAGCCATCGGTGCTGATGAAACAAGGTTGGTCGTCAAGAACGCGGCTGGCGACATTGTCGAGAACAAGATTATCCCGACCTCGACCGACCCGGTTCAATGGGCCGGTGTGGATCAGTCCGGCACGCCGTTCCCGCGTGGTGTCTATTCGTTTGAACTGGTCAGTTCCGGCAACGGTGTTCACCTTTCAACCGACCCGGTAGAGGCTTATAGCAAGATCACCGAAAGCCAGAATGCAGATGGCAATCTGTGGTTGATCCTTGAAAGCGGTCAAAAGATTCAGGCGGACACGGTGTCAGCGATCCGCGAGCCGTGATTGATACGGTTGCCCCTGACCCTTTCGCATCCTAGCTTGGCGCCGGTTTGAACAGGGGCCACGGGAATGGACGAAAAGCTAAGGCAGACAAAGCGCGAGCAACTGCGGCGCATCTGGTCAGATGCGTCGGTGATCCCGGATGCGGCTCATTGGTCCCTGCTGACAGGTGGACGCACCAACCTGATTTGGCGCGTCGATATGCAAGATGCTCCGCCCTTGGTCTGCAAACTGTTCATTCCCAACACCGCCACGCCGCTTTTCGCCAATGACGGAACCCGCGAGGCGCTGGCGTTGCGTGCATTGAGCGGGTCACGCATGGCGCCAGAGCTTGTGGCTTTTCAGGACAGCACCCTTGGTGAAACGATGGTCTATCAGCACATCGACGGCCACCCCTGGAACGGCGATGTGACAGCGGCGGCACAAGCAATGGCACGGCTGCATGCACGCACGCTGCCGGTTGGACTGCCGGAATTGACCGTCACACCCGCCTCACTGATTGCCGATGGTCATGGCATGTCCCCATCCGGCCTGACCCCACCGCCGCCCGTTCCGCAAGCCCTGCCTGACGCCCACCGCGTATTTCTGCATGGCGACTTCGTTCCCGGCAATATCATCGTGACCTCCGATGGGCTGCGACTGATCGACTGGCAGTGCCCCGCCGCTGGCGACTCCAGCGCCGATATCGCAATGTTTCTGTCCCCGGCGATGCAGATGCTCTATGGGCACCGCCCTTTAAGCAAGAATGAAATCGCGCGGTTCCTGTCGGATTATCTGCATGCGAGTCAGGACGCCCGGGCCATCGCGCGTTATCATGCGCTGGCCCCGCTGTATCACTGGCGTATGGTCGCCTATTGTCACTGGAAAAGCGCCCGCGGCGATCAGGACTATGCCCGCGCAGCCTCGCTTGAACTGGACGCGTTAGAGCAGGCTTGACACCCACACGGCGACAAGGGCCAAACCACCACCCAGCGTCACATATCCCATCGCCCGAGCGGGGCGCGCCCGGTCGGTTTCCGGCGGTGGTGTGGATTGTCGGATCAGTGCCGCTTCAGCCAGTTCTGGCAAACGCGGGCCGAACCGGGCCAGCACCCGCACCGTCCGCGCCAAATCGCTTAACAGCGCCTTTGGCCCGATCGAGTTGGCGATATAGCTTTCGACCACCGGCTTTGCGACCTGCCAGATATTGATATTCGGGTTCAGCGACCGGGCCACACCTTCGACAACCACCATGGTGCGTTGCAACAAGATCAGCTCGGTGCGGGTTTCCATCCCAAATTTCTCGGTCACTTCGAACAGATAGGACAGCAGCCGACCCATCGAAATCTGCGTGGCATCCATGCCGAAAATCGGTTCGCCCACAGCGCGCAGGGCGCGGGCAAATTCCTCGACATTGCGGTCGGCGGGCACGTAACCCGCTTCGAAATGAACCTCGGCCACGCGACGATAATCGCGGGTGATAAAGCCATACAGGATCTCGGCATAAACGCGGCGGGTGTATTCGTCAATTCGCCCCATGATGCCGAAATCAATGGCGATAATATCCCCGTTTGCTGCAAATTTCAGATTGCCTTGGTGCATATCGCCATGAAACAGACCGTCGCGCAGCGCGTGTGACAGGAACAGTTGCAGCACCCGTTCGCCCAGCCCATCCATATCCAGCCCCGAGGCGCGAATGGCGGGCAAATCGTTTGCCGGAATGCCCTCGCCCCAACCCAATGTCATGACGGTCCGAGCCGACAATCCCCAATTGACCTTGGGCACAACGAACCCGGCATCATCTGCGGTGTTCTCGGCAAACTCACTGGCCGAGGCGCTTTCCAGCCGCAAATCCAGCTCGCCCATCACCACGCCCTCGAAATGTTCGACCACATCAGTGGGACGCAGGCGGCGGGTGGAGGGCAGCAAGAACTCGATGACACCGGCCGAGAAATGGAATGCGTCGATATCGGTGCGAAACGCGCGTTCAATATACGGGCGCAAAACCTTTACTGCGACTTCCTCGCCTGTGGCTGCGATGCGCGCGCGATGGACCTGCGCAATCGACGCAGCGGCGACGGGTTCTGAAAACTCCGAGAACACCTCGTCGATCTTGATGCCCAGTTCCTTTTCGACCATCCGCCGGGCAACGGCAGACGGAAACGGGGGAAGCTTGTCCTGCAGATATTGCAATTGATCCGACAGCTCCGCACCAACCACGTCGGGGCGTGTCGATAGAATCTGGCCAAACTTGATATAGGCTGGGCCAAGCGCCGTGATCGCGCGCGTCAGGGGCGGCAGAGACGTGTCGCCCTTCTTGCCCAACCACGCAAAAGGAAAGCCCACAATTCGCGCGGCCATACGAATGATCGGCGGCGCGTTCATCGCATCCAGCACGACACCCATCGCGCCCGTCCGTTGAAAGGTCGCACCGGTGCGGATCAGCCGCCAGATGTTGTGGGGTCCGCGCATCCTAGATCTTCCATCCCGAATGCAGTGCCGCGATGCCCATGGACAGGTTGCGATATTTCACATTCTCAAATCCGGCGTTGCGGATCATTTGCGCGAACGTCTCTTGATCCGGAAATTTGCGAATGGATTCGACCAGGTATTGGTAGCTGTCGGCGTCATCAGCGATCAGTTTGCCCATGCGGGGGATCACGTTGAAGGAATAGAGATCATAGAGCTTCTGCATACCGTCATTGGGAAGCTGGCTGAACTCCAGCACAATCAGGCGACCGCCGGGTTTCAGTACGCGGTAAGCCTCGGACAGGGCATCTGCGATCCGCGTCACGTTGCGGATGCCGAAGCTGATCGTATAGCGGTCAAAGCTGCCATCCTCGAACGGCAGCGCCATCGCATCGCCGACGACCCAATCCAGCCGATCGGCTTTGTTGGCGACGTCTGCGCGTTTGCGTCCTTCGACCAGCATCGACTCGGTCATGTCCAGCACAACCGCAGATGCCTTGGGTGCGCGATCCAGGAAACGGAACGAGATATCGCCAGTGCCCCCTGCGACATCCAAAAGCCGTTGACCGTTCCGGGGGGCCAGCCAATCCATCATCGCGTCTTTCCAAACGCGGTGGATGCCAACGGACATGACGTCATTCATGATGTCATATTTCGACGCGACATTGGTGAATACGCCATGGACCATGCGGGCCTTGTCATCCTCGGCCACGGTCTTGAACCCAAAATGGGTTGTTTTTGTTTCGGATGTGCTCATCGGGCTTGCCCATTCCTTGCGATTGATCCCTCATATCCCGACGAATACCCACGCACAATGGAGACACGCCCGATATGCCCGAATTACCAGAGGTCGAGACGGTTCGTCGCGGATTGTCCCCCGTGATGGAAGGCGCGCGGATTGTCCGGGCTGAAACCCGGCGCGAGGGGCTGCGCTGGCCGTTTCCCGACCGGATGGCGGATCGGCTGACCGGGGCAAGGGTCATGCGGTTGGGGCGGCGGTCGAAGTATCTGTTGGCGGATCTTGATACCGGCGAGACCCTGATCACTCATCTTGGCATGTCAGGACGAATGCTGATCTCGGGCCACCCTTTGGGCAAGTTTCATCACGACCACCCCGCGCCGGAAAAGCATGACCACGTGGTGCTGCACATGGACAACGGCGCACGGGTGACATTCAATGACCCGCGGCGCTTTGGCGCGATGGACCTGTGCGACTCGTCAGGGCTAGAGGACCATAAACTGATCCGCGTGTTGGGACCGGAGCCGTTGGGGAACGCCTTCGACGAACCCTATCTCATCGGCGCGTTAAAGCACCGTAACTCCCCCATCAAATCCGCCCTTCTGGATCAGGGAATCATCGCGGGGCTTGGCAATATATATGTCTGCGAGGTGCTGTTTCGGGCCGGCATTCACCCCACCCGCAAAGCCATGCGTCTTTCATCCGCGCGCATCGCAGGGCTGGTCCCGATCATTCGTAACGTGCTGGTAGAAGCGATTGAAAGCGGCGGATCTTCCCTTAACGATTACCGGCAGGCAGACGGCGAACTGGGCTATTTCCAACACAATTTTCAAGCCTACGGCCGCGAGGGTCAACCCTGCGTGACGCAAGGTTGCACTGGAAAAATAAGGCGAATCACGCAATCGGGGCGTTCAACATTCTATTGTGCGCAATGCCAAAGATAGCTTGATCACTGAGGCGGGCAGGCTTACGACTCCGCTTCGACCACCACGGACAATGGCAAGGGGAACCATGGCCTATAAGAATATCATCGTTGAGATCGAAGATCACATCTGTCTGATCAAGCTCAACCGACCCGACGCGCTGAACGCATTGAACCTTGATCTGCTGGGCGAACTGGGTGACGCCTTGGCGGACGCTCAGAAGAACGACAAGGCGCGTTGCATCGTGATCACCGGATCCGAAAAAGCCTTCGCCGCCGGGGCAGACATCAAGATGATGGCCGAGAAGAGCTTTGTCGATGTGTTCGCTGGCGACCTTTTCACTCCGGAAGAAGATGCGATCATGCGCATCCGCAAACCGATCATCGCCGCCGTGTCCGGCTATGCGCTGGGCGGCGGGTGCGAGCTGGCGATGATGTGTGATTTCATCATTGCCGCGGACACCGCCAAGTTCGGCCAACCCGAGGTGAACCTGGGTGTGATGGCTGGCATGGGCGGCAGCCAGCGTCTGACCAAACTTGTTGGTCGCGCCAAGTCGATGGACATGAACCTGACCGGTCGGTTCATGGACGCGGAAGAAGCAGAACGTGCTGGCCTTGTCAGCCGTGTCGTGCCCGCCAAGAAGCTGATGGATGAAGCGATGTCCGCCGCGGCCAAGATCGCCGAAAAGTCCATGATAACGGTGATGGCCATCAAAGAAGCAGTGAACCGCGCCGAGCAGCTGCCGCTGACCGAAGGCATCCTGTTTGAACGTCGCCTGTTTCATTCGTTATTTGCGACCGAGGACCAGAAGGAAGGCATGGCCGCCTTCACCGAGAAGCGCGAACCACAGTTCCGCGACAAGTAACGCTTTTTATGGGTTCCCTTTGCAGACATTTTTCCGTAAAGGGTGCCGTCATACATGCGCGTGAGGCCCGCTTTGGCCAGAATCACCGGTTCTGAACCCGGTCGGGTGCGAACGCGCGGCTATTGAAACGTAAACCACACCCGATGAAGGGATCAGACACATGGCAAATTCGCCCCAGTCCAAAAAACGCGCCCGCCAGAACGAGGCTCGTTTTGCTGTAAACAAAGCCCGCCGTTCGCGCATTCGCACCTTCCTGCGCAAGGTCGAAGAAGCCATCGAATCCGGTGACAAGGAAGCCGCGTCGGCAGCCCTGAAAACTGCTCAGCCCGAACTGATGCGCGGCGTGACCAAAGGCGTTTACCACAAGAACACCGCCGCTCGGAAAGTGTCGCGCCTGTCCGCACGGATCAAAACCCTGGGCTAATCGCGATTCTGGTCAAAGACCGGTTTTGAAAAACAGACGGAGCGTGTCCTCAAAGGCACGCTCCGCTCTCGTTTTTGGCGGCAAAAATTGCATTAGTGCAAGCCGCTTGGGATTCGTTTCTGCAAAGAATGAGTCAAGCACGAGTTTCTATTGCGCGCGCCGCTGACAGGTTGCTAGTTTGCCCTCAGCGATTCACATCGCCGACTTGGGACTATCATACATTCAAGGGATAACCCCTTGAAAAATTAGGTTAAAATTTGACCTGAAGATTGAATCGGAGCCTGTCCGGTGCAATCGACGTAAGTTTTTATTCCGACTTGGGGGTCGGGTTAAAGGCAAGCGTCGTTTCAGTGATTGTCAGACCGTTTCGGCCTGGCAGGTTAACTTATTGTTATGTCTCCATGCCCGATCGGGCGATCCCTGTGCCAAGACTGTGGTCTTGTGCAGCGAACGCCTGTCGGCTTGGCACGCTTTTGGTGAGGCAGGCGTGCTTGGTTTTGTGGATCGTCGGGCGCTTGGGCGCGTCTGGTATCTATATGTTTGGTAAAATGGCTGTCGTTGAACAGCCTATCAAAGAAACCGGGTCGAGGTGACATGACGAACGATGAATGGGGACTTGTTCGAAACAAGCTGCAAAAGGCGGTAGGGCAGAACAACTATACCAATTGGATTGAACCGCTGGAATTTGCCGATCTGAAGAACGGCGTGGCAACATTTCTGGTTCCGACCAATTTTATGGGCAACTGGGTGGATCGAAACTTCGGCGACAAGATTCTGCATCAGATGGTTGGCGAGGGCCTGAAGGTCTCGAGACTTGATTTTGCGGTCCCGTCGAAGACAGCCACGGCAAAATTGGCTCAGGCGTCAGATGAAACTGCACCGGCTGTCGCAATTGCCAGAACAAATCACGACGATCTGCCCGGCGCACCGCTTTACGACCGTTTCACCTTCGACAATTTCGTTGTGGGCAAGCCCAACGAACTGGCGCACGCAGCAGCCCGTCGCGTGGCCGAAGGTGGCCCGGTGACGTTCAACCCGCTGTTCCTGTATGGCGGCGTCGGACTGGGCAAAACGCACCTGATGCACGCCATTGCGCACGAAATGACCACCCGCAATCCCGATCTTCGCGTGGTCTATCTGTCAGCCGAGCAGTTCATGTATCGCTTTGTGCAGGCCCTTCGCGAAAAGCAGATGATGGATTTCAAGCAGCTGTTCCGCTCGGTTGATGTGCTGATGGTGGATGATGTGCAATTCATTGCGGGCAAGGACAGCACGCAGGAAGAATTTTTCCACACCTTCAATGCGTTGGTGGATCAAAACAAGCAGATCATCATTTCCGGCGACCGCGCACCAGGCGAGATCAAGGACTTGGAAGACCGTATCAAAAGTCGTCTGCAATGTGGCCTTGTAGTGGACCTGCACCCGACCGACTACGAACTGCGCCTTGGTGTGCTTCAGAACAAGGTTAGCACCTATCGCGAACAATATAACGGGCTGGTGATCGCGGATGGCGTTCTGGAGTTTGTCGCCCACCGCATCTCGACCAATGTGCGCGTTCTGGAAGGTGCTTTGATGCGCTTGTTTGCCTTCGCGTCTCTGGTGGGTCGCGAAATCACGTTAGAGCTGGCACAGGATTGCCTTGGTGACATCCTGCGCGCCTCGGACCGTAAGGTGACGGTGGAAGAGATACAGCGCAAGGTTAGCGAACATTACAACATTCGCCTGTCCGACCTGATCGGTCCGAAGCGTGTGCGCACCATTGCCAGACCGCGTCAGGTGGCGATGTATCTGGCCAAACACATGACCTCGCGGTCATTGCCAGAGATCGGGCGCCGATTTGGCGGTCGTGATCACACCACTGTCATGCACGGGGTGAAGCGGATTGACGAGTTGAAGGGCGCCGACGATCAGATCGCTGAAGATCTTGAACTTCTGCGCCGTGCGCTTGAAGCCTGAATTGACACGACTCTGGCGGGTTTTTAGGCCCTAAAGCCTTGACCCGCCCGCGAAAGAATCAGACATTCCGAATAACAAATTGAGCCGGGCGGAGAACGTGATATGTTCACCGTCCCGGTATCTGTCAGGAGTGGGACATGAAGATCAGTATCGAACGCGGCGCGCTGCTTAAAGCCGTGTCACAGGCGCAATCCGTTGTAGAACGCCGAAACACCATCCCAATCCTCGCCAATGTGCTGATCGAAGCCGAAGGCAACAGCGTATCGTTCCGCGCCACCGATCTGGATATCGAAGTTGTCGACAAGACCGATGCCATGGTCGAACGCGCCGGTGCCACAACGGTGTCCGCCGTGACCCTGCACGAAATTGTGCGCAAGCTGCCTGATGGGGCGTTGGTGCAACTGACCGACGATGGTGCAACCGGCCGGTTGGCGGTCGAGGCGGGACGCTCGAACTTTTCGCTCGCGACGCTGCCGAAGGAAGATTTCCCGGTGATGGCATCATCCGAGTATTCAGCTAATTTCTCGGCCCCCGCGCCTGTTCTGCGCCGCCTGTTCGACAAGTCGAAATTCGCAATCTCGACGGAAGAGACACGGTATTACCTGAACGGCGTCTATATGCATGTGGCTGATGCTGATGGCGGCAAGGTTCTGCGTTGCGTGGCCACTGATGGTCACCGTCTTGCACGGATCGACGCCGACCTGCCCGCCGGCGCCGAGGATATGCCCGGCGTGATCGTGCCCCGAAAAACCGTGGGCGAGATGCGCAAACTGCTGGACGATGACGATGCGACCATCGCCGTGTCCGTGTCGGAAACCAAGATCCGCTTTGCGACACCTGCGATCACACTGACGTCGAAGGTGATCGACGGCACGTTCCCCGACTACACCCGCGTTATTCCCACGGGCAACACCCGCAAACTGGAGGTGGACGCCACCGAATTTGCTCAGGCCGTCGATCGCGTCGCCACTGTGTCCAGCGAACGGTCGCGTGCCGTGAAGCTGCAACTGGACGAAGATCGCCTGATCCTGTCCGTGAATGCCCCGGACGCCGGTGCCGCCGAAGAAGAACTGGCTGTCGCCTATGGGGACGAGCGATTGGAAATCGGGTTCAACGCCAAATACCTGCTTGAGATTGCCAGCCAGGTGGACCGCGAAAACGCTGTGTTCATGTTCAATTCCTCCGGCGACCCGACCTTGATGCGTGAAGGCAATGACACCAGTGCTGTCTATGTCGTCATGCCGATGCGTGTGTGACCGCTACCAAGCCACGATCCGACGCCCCCGGCGGGGATGTTTTCTGTAAGAAGATAAGGCAGGGCAAGTGATGCTGGCCTTGCGAGAGCTGACACTCAGCCATTTTCGAAGCCACCGCATTGCGCGGCTGTCGCTTGACGGACGGCCCGTCGCCATCCATGGCCGCAACGGGGCTGGCAAGACCAACATCCTTGAGGCGATATCCATGCTGTCTCCGGGGCGCGGGTTGCGACGTGCAACCGCGGACGAGATGATCCGGCGGCCGGAAGGCGTCGGCTGGAAGGTCACGGCAATCCTGCAAAGCCTGCATCAAATACACGAGGTTGAGACCTGGATCGAACAAGGCGGCGTGCGGCAGGTGCGGATCGATGGTAAATCCGCGCCGCAGGTCGCCCTGGGCCGGATCGCGCGGATGGTCTGGCTGGTGCCGGTGATGGACCGTCTTTGGGTCGAAGGCGCAGACGGGCGCAGGCGGTTTCTGGACCGGATGACAATGAGTTTCAAGCCGCACCACGCCGATACGGTTCTGACCTATGAAAAGGCCATGCGCGAACGCAATCGGCTGTTGAAAGATGGTCAGCGTGACGGCCACTGGTATGATGCCTTGGAAGCGCAGATGGCGCGCGCTGCCGCCGAGATGACCAAGAACCGAAACGCCGCCCTGTCACAGCTGATCGCGGCACAAGCCGAAGCCGAAACGGCTTTTCCGGCGGCGGAACTGTCTCTAATCCAGCCTGACGAGGCCGAATTGCCGACAACTGAAGAGGGTTTGGCACAGGCGTTTGCCGAAAGCCGTCCACGTGATTTGCTGGCCGGGCGGACCCTTGTTGGGCCGCATCGGACAGATCTGGCCGCCACTTATTCCACCAAGGGGATTGCCGCGCGGGATTGCTCGACAGGCGAGCAGAAAGCGCTCTTGGTGTCGTTGATTCTTGCCAACAGCCGCGCGTTGACGCGTGATTTTGGCGCACCGCCCATCCTGCTGCTGGACGAAGTGGCCGCCCATCTGGATGCTGGCCGTCGTGCCGCGCTTTATGACGAGGTTTGCGCACTTGGCGCGCAAGCCTTCATGACCGGCACTGGTCCCGAATTGTTTGCCGAACTTGGCAATCGTGCCAGCCATATTGAAGTCAGCGAAGCGGATGGGCGCTCGCACATTGAAGAGGTGACGATATGAAGTCCAACCGTGTGACCCTGATCACCCTTGGCGTCAGGGATATTGCCCGGGCCCGCGACTTTTATGAAGCCATCGGGTGGGAGCCATCCGAAGTGCAGGACAAGGTGGTCTTCTATGACATGAACGGCATGAAATTCGGATTTTACCTGTTGGATGGCTTGGCCGAAGACACAGGGATGCCAATTGAGGCCCTGAAGACAGGGGCGATGACACTGGGACAGAACTTCCCGACCGAGGCCGAGGTCGATGCGGCCTATGACAAGGCTCTTGCAGCGGGGGCAACCGAAGTTACACGCCCTGAAAAGATCTTTTGGGGCGGGTATTCGGGTTACTTCGCCGACCCAGACGGGCACCTGTGGGAATACGCCATGAACCCGTTCTGGGAACTGGATGGTGATGGGCATCTGAAATGACAATCACAGCGCTTGAGCTTGGTTTCTATGTCATCGGCCTGTTCATCCTGTTCCTGACCCCCGGCCCGGTTTGGGTGGCATTGGTGGCTCGCGTTCTGGCCGGTGGCTTTGCCCAGGCTTGGCCGCTGGCGATGGGCGTCGCAATCGGCGACATCTTCTGGTCGGTTCTGGCGGCCCTGGGCATGGGCTGGGTGGCGTCCAGCTTTGGCGGGGCCATGTTGGTCCTGAAAATCGTGGCTGCGCTGTTTTTTATCTGGCTGGGCGTCACGATCATTCGATCCGCCGATCATAAGATTTCCAAGGATCGCAAGTTGACCCGTCCCGGCATCTGGGCGGGTTTTGTCGCGGGCCTGATCGTAATTCTCGCCAACCCCAAGGCCATTCTGTTCTACATGGGCGTTCTGCCGGGGTTCTTTGACCTGTCGCGCCTGACCGCCGCGGACATTGTGGCTATTGGCATTGCCTCTTTCATCGTGCCGTTGATTGGCAACCTGGGCATGGCGTTTTTTATCGACCGCGCCCGCAAATTGCTGTCATCACCGACAAGCCTGCGTCGTATGAACGTGGCCGCCGGTAGCATGTTGATTCTGGTGGGAATCATCATTCCATTTACATAGGCGGAAAAGCGGTCTGTTGGACACTAAATCTTGTGTCAGGCGGGTGACAACGCCGGTAAAAAACCCTATATTTTCGGCAACAATGAACAGGAAGTCCCTTATGGCTGATGACGCGCAGACCGGTGCCGAATACGGTGCCGAATCCATTAAAGTT contains the following coding sequences:
- a CDS encoding flagellar hook capping FlgD N-terminal domain-containing protein; its protein translation is MDVSQTLPAALTAGPAQYSEGTKNGDAVISSDFETFLKMLTAQMENQDPLNPIESSDYAVQLATFSGVEQQVRTNDLLDGLGTKLGLMGLSDIAGWVGMEARVAAPVQFDQTPITLVPQPAIGADETRLVVKNAAGDIVENKIIPTSTDPVQWAGVDQSGTPFPRGVYSFELVSSGNGVHLSTDPVEAYSKITESQNADGNLWLILESGQKIQADTVSAIREP
- the dnaN gene encoding DNA polymerase III subunit beta, coding for MKISIERGALLKAVSQAQSVVERRNTIPILANVLIEAEGNSVSFRATDLDIEVVDKTDAMVERAGATTVSAVTLHEIVRKLPDGALVQLTDDGATGRLAVEAGRSNFSLATLPKEDFPVMASSEYSANFSAPAPVLRRLFDKSKFAISTEETRYYLNGVYMHVADADGGKVLRCVATDGHRLARIDADLPAGAEDMPGVIVPRKTVGEMRKLLDDDDATIAVSVSETKIRFATPAITLTSKVIDGTFPDYTRVIPTGNTRKLEVDATEFAQAVDRVATVSSERSRAVKLQLDEDRLILSVNAPDAGAAEEELAVAYGDERLEIGFNAKYLLEIASQVDRENAVFMFNSSGDPTLMREGNDTSAVYVVMPMRV
- the recF gene encoding DNA replication/repair protein RecF (All proteins in this family for which functions are known are DNA-binding proteins that assist the filamentation of RecA onto DNA for the initiation of recombination or recombinational repair.), with translation MLALRELTLSHFRSHRIARLSLDGRPVAIHGRNGAGKTNILEAISMLSPGRGLRRATADEMIRRPEGVGWKVTAILQSLHQIHEVETWIEQGGVRQVRIDGKSAPQVALGRIARMVWLVPVMDRLWVEGADGRRRFLDRMTMSFKPHHADTVLTYEKAMRERNRLLKDGQRDGHWYDALEAQMARAAAEMTKNRNAALSQLIAAQAEAETAFPAAELSLIQPDEAELPTTEEGLAQAFAESRPRDLLAGRTLVGPHRTDLAATYSTKGIAARDCSTGEQKALLVSLILANSRALTRDFGAPPILLLDEVAAHLDAGRRAALYDEVCALGAQAFMTGTGPELFAELGNRASHIEVSEADGRSHIEEVTI
- the ubiE gene encoding bifunctional demethylmenaquinone methyltransferase/2-methoxy-6-polyprenyl-1,4-benzoquinol methylase UbiE, which produces MSTSETKTTHFGFKTVAEDDKARMVHGVFTNVASKYDIMNDVMSVGIHRVWKDAMMDWLAPRNGQRLLDVAGGTGDISFRFLDRAPKASAVVLDMTESMLVEGRKRADVANKADRLDWVVGDAMALPFEDGSFDRYTISFGIRNVTRIADALSEAYRVLKPGGRLIVLEFSQLPNDGMQKLYDLYSFNVIPRMGKLIADDADSYQYLVESIRKFPDQETFAQMIRNAGFENVKYRNLSMGIAALHSGWKI
- the mutM gene encoding bifunctional DNA-formamidopyrimidine glycosylase/DNA-(apurinic or apyrimidinic site) lyase yields the protein MPELPEVETVRRGLSPVMEGARIVRAETRREGLRWPFPDRMADRLTGARVMRLGRRSKYLLADLDTGETLITHLGMSGRMLISGHPLGKFHHDHPAPEKHDHVVLHMDNGARVTFNDPRRFGAMDLCDSSGLEDHKLIRVLGPEPLGNAFDEPYLIGALKHRNSPIKSALLDQGIIAGLGNIYVCEVLFRAGIHPTRKAMRLSSARIAGLVPIIRNVLVEAIESGGSSLNDYRQADGELGYFQHNFQAYGREGQPCVTQGCTGKIRRITQSGRSTFYCAQCQR
- a CDS encoding phosphotransferase, which gives rise to MDEKLRQTKREQLRRIWSDASVIPDAAHWSLLTGGRTNLIWRVDMQDAPPLVCKLFIPNTATPLFANDGTREALALRALSGSRMAPELVAFQDSTLGETMVYQHIDGHPWNGDVTAAAQAMARLHARTLPVGLPELTVTPASLIADGHGMSPSGLTPPPPVPQALPDAHRVFLHGDFVPGNIIVTSDGLRLIDWQCPAAGDSSADIAMFLSPAMQMLYGHRPLSKNEIARFLSDYLHASQDARAIARYHALAPLYHWRMVAYCHWKSARGDQDYARAASLELDALEQA
- the ubiB gene encoding 2-polyprenylphenol 6-hydroxylase; protein product: MRGPHNIWRLIRTGATFQRTGAMGVVLDAMNAPPIIRMAARIVGFPFAWLGKKGDTSLPPLTRAITALGPAYIKFGQILSTRPDVVGAELSDQLQYLQDKLPPFPSAVARRMVEKELGIKIDEVFSEFSEPVAAASIAQVHRARIAATGEEVAVKVLRPYIERAFRTDIDAFHFSAGVIEFLLPSTRRLRPTDVVEHFEGVVMGELDLRLESASASEFAENTADDAGFVVPKVNWGLSARTVMTLGWGEGIPANDLPAIRASGLDMDGLGERVLQLFLSHALRDGLFHGDMHQGNLKFAANGDIIAIDFGIMGRIDEYTRRVYAEILYGFITRDYRRVAEVHFEAGYVPADRNVEEFARALRAVGEPIFGMDATQISMGRLLSYLFEVTEKFGMETRTELILLQRTMVVVEGVARSLNPNINIWQVAKPVVESYIANSIGPKALLSDLARTVRVLARFGPRLPELAEAALIRQSTPPPETDRARPARAMGYVTLGGGLALVAVWVSSLL
- a CDS encoding VOC family protein, whose protein sequence is MKSNRVTLITLGVRDIARARDFYEAIGWEPSEVQDKVVFYDMNGMKFGFYLLDGLAEDTGMPIEALKTGAMTLGQNFPTEAEVDAAYDKALAAGATEVTRPEKIFWGGYSGYFADPDGHLWEYAMNPFWELDGDGHLK
- a CDS encoding enoyl-CoA hydratase, coding for MAYKNIIVEIEDHICLIKLNRPDALNALNLDLLGELGDALADAQKNDKARCIVITGSEKAFAAGADIKMMAEKSFVDVFAGDLFTPEEDAIMRIRKPIIAAVSGYALGGGCELAMMCDFIIAADTAKFGQPEVNLGVMAGMGGSQRLTKLVGRAKSMDMNLTGRFMDAEEAERAGLVSRVVPAKKLMDEAMSAAAKIAEKSMITVMAIKEAVNRAEQLPLTEGILFERRLFHSLFATEDQKEGMAAFTEKREPQFRDK
- the rpsT gene encoding 30S ribosomal protein S20, with the protein product MANSPQSKKRARQNEARFAVNKARRSRIRTFLRKVEEAIESGDKEAASAALKTAQPELMRGVTKGVYHKNTAARKVSRLSARIKTLG
- the dnaA gene encoding chromosomal replication initiator protein DnaA; translation: MTNDEWGLVRNKLQKAVGQNNYTNWIEPLEFADLKNGVATFLVPTNFMGNWVDRNFGDKILHQMVGEGLKVSRLDFAVPSKTATAKLAQASDETAPAVAIARTNHDDLPGAPLYDRFTFDNFVVGKPNELAHAAARRVAEGGPVTFNPLFLYGGVGLGKTHLMHAIAHEMTTRNPDLRVVYLSAEQFMYRFVQALREKQMMDFKQLFRSVDVLMVDDVQFIAGKDSTQEEFFHTFNALVDQNKQIIISGDRAPGEIKDLEDRIKSRLQCGLVVDLHPTDYELRLGVLQNKVSTYREQYNGLVIADGVLEFVAHRISTNVRVLEGALMRLFAFASLVGREITLELAQDCLGDILRASDRKVTVEEIQRKVSEHYNIRLSDLIGPKRVRTIARPRQVAMYLAKHMTSRSLPEIGRRFGGRDHTTVMHGVKRIDELKGADDQIAEDLELLRRALEA